AAGCCGAGCACGAAGGAAAGAAGCGACAGACCTGCCCGTACAAGGGTGAAATCACCTTGCGGTAGGCCATGAGCAGCAGAATGAGAAAGTTGCGGGGCACGTTCCAAAGGAACCTGCCCACGAGTACCGCTGGTGGTTTTAAGAAACGGACGACGGCGGCAATGGAGTTACGCACGCGGTGTCCCTTCCTGTGTTGTTGTCCGTGATTCCGCTGACGCGGCCCGAGGACGGCGGCCGCCCAGCCGTTTCATGGTCGTTTCCAGAGCGGCGTTGTAATCTGCCAGCAGTTGGTCCCAGCTGGCAGCCGCGGCCGCAGGCAGTGCCCGGACCACGATGGCGAACCCGGTACCGTATTCCTGCAACGACAAAGCGCCGGCTTCCCTCAGTCTCCTCTTAACGAGATTCCTGACAACAGCGTTCCCAACACTCTTGGAAACGATGAATCCGATCCGGCTTGGTTCGTCAGCAGCAATAGCTACCGTATATAACACTACGTTCCGGCGTCCATTGCGGACGCCGGAACGTACAGTTGTTGAAAAATCGGTTGATGTCCTCAGACGGTTCCTGGTGGCTAGCACCGTTAAACTCGCAAAGGGATGGTGACCGACGAGTCAGTGTATTTAGGCCGACAGTTCGGTGCGGCCCTTGCCACGACGGGCTGCCAGGATGGCACGGCCGGCACGGGTACGCATACGAAGGCGGAAGCCGTGCTTCTTGGCTCGACGGCGGTTATTCGGCTGAAAAGTCCGCTTGCTCACGTTAGTTACTCCAGTGGATCAAAGGTGCGCCCACCCGATCAAAAAAGGGGAAGAACTGGCCGACGCTAAGTTTTGTATGTGGACGCTGCCCTCGACTCGTAGGACGCAGAACGTCAGAGAGATACAAATGAGGTCGAAAAGCGGACACAAAGGACTTCACAACGTTAGGCCAAAAAGCGCCCCTCAGTCAAACCGGGTCAGTCTTCACCACCCTGGACCCGCTGTGGTTAACGTCTGCCCACAGCCTGTGGATGAAGTGGCTCA
This genomic window from Arthrobacter sp. 24S4-2 contains:
- the rnpA gene encoding ribonuclease P protein component, which translates into the protein MLATRNRLRTSTDFSTTVRSGVRNGRRNVVLYTVAIAADEPSRIGFIVSKSVGNAVVRNLVKRRLREAGALSLQEYGTGFAIVVRALPAAAAASWDQLLADYNAALETTMKRLGGRRPRAASAESRTTTQEGTPRA
- the rpmH gene encoding 50S ribosomal protein L34, giving the protein MSKRTFQPNNRRRAKKHGFRLRMRTRAGRAILAARRGKGRTELSA